The DNA window TCTGGTGGAACATGGGGGTGTGGGTCTGGTCCATGTCCATGCGATAGACGCGGCCCGGCGCGATGATGCGGATCGGCGCGCCCTGATCCTGCATGGCGCGGATCTGGACCGGCGAGGTATGGGTGCGCAGCACATGCGGCGGGCGGTCGTCGCCGGGCGCCCGGTGCATGAAGAACGTGTCGTGTTCCTGCCGCGCGGGGTGTTCGGGCGCGATGTTCAGCGCGTCGAAATTATACCAGTCGGTTTCGACCTGCGGCCCTTCGGCCACGGCAAAGCCCATATCGGCAAAGATCGCCGTCACCTCGTCGGTGACCTGGCTGACCGGGTGGATCGTGCCCTGCGGACGCGGGCGGCCGGGCAGCGTCACGTCCAGCCATTCGCCGGCCAGACGCGATTCCAGCGCCGCATCCTCGAGGCTTTCGCGGCGGGCGCGCAGGGCGCTGTCGATCTCGTCGCGCAGGGCGTTCAGGGCCTTGCCGGTGGTCTGACGCTGTTCGGGGCTCATCCGGCCCAGTTCGCGCATCTTCAGGCTGATTTCGCCCTTCTTGCCCAACGCGGCAAGGCGCACCTGTTCGATCGCGGCCGGGTCGGCGGCATCCTTGATGCGGTCAAGCCATTGCTGGCGCAGGGGGGTCAGATCGTCCATCGTCATGCCTCGGGTCGCTGTCGCGTCCCGGTTAGCATTTGTCGGCGCGCGGGGGAAGGCCGCGAGGCGCGCGGGTCAGGCGGCGGGAAAGGCGCGGTTGCGCCCTTCCCGCCAGTGCCTCTCTATTTCCAGATCTCGCGGTTCACGCCGGGCGCGATCTCGGGATGCTGGTCGATGTGAAATCGCGGCTCTTGCCCCGATTTGCGCTGGCGCAGATAGTCGCGCGTCACATAGGCGATGGTGCCCGACAGCAGCACGATGGCGATCAGGTTCACCGTGGCCATCAGCCCCATGCTGGCATCGGCGAAGTTGAACACGGTCGAGACCGCCTGCATCGCCCCCCAGATCACCATGGCCAGCGCCGCCACCCGCAGCACCAGGATCCCGGTCGTGCCGCCGCCCAGGAAGACGACGGCGTTTTCGGCATAGGAATAGTTGCCGATGATCGAGGTGAAGGCGAAGAAGAAGATGGCGACGGCCACGAAGACCCCGCCGAAGCCGCCGAAATGATCGGTCAGCGCCGCCTGCGTCAGGTTCACCCCGGTCAGTTCCGCCGACGGCATCACGTCGGCCAGCAGGATCATCACCGCCGTGGCGGTGCAGATCAGCAGCGTGTCGATGAACACGCCCAGCGCCTGCACGAAGCCCTGCGAGCTGGGGTGGTGCGGCGCGGGGGTCGCGACGGCGGCGATGTTGGGGGCCGAGCCCATCCCCGCCTCGTTCGAGAACAGGCCGCGCTTGATGCCGTTCATCGCCGCCGCGATCACCCCGCCGGTGACGCCGCCGACCGCCTCTTGCAGGCCGAAGGCGGATTTGACGATGCCCGCCAGGATGCCCGGCACCTCGCCGATATTCAGGAT is part of the Paracoccus stylophorae genome and encodes:
- a CDS encoding alanine/glycine:cation symporter family protein; amino-acid sequence: MNAVIDFLNTIFWGYVLIYGLLAVGIYFTLRLGFIQIRHFGEMWRCVLGSDKTDRDGISPFQALTVSLASRVGTGNIAGVAVALTLGGPGAIFWMWMVALVGMATAYAESTLAQLYKIHGPGGMYRGGPAYYISAGLKQPWLAAVFSVALILSFGLIFNAVQANSIAEAVESSFGIDKAIVGVVVAALTAVIIFGGIPQIARVAEMVVPPMAALYLLAAIVVLILNIGEVPGILAGIVKSAFGLQEAVGGVTGGVIAAAMNGIKRGLFSNEAGMGSAPNIAAVATPAPHHPSSQGFVQALGVFIDTLLICTATAVMILLADVMPSAELTGVNLTQAALTDHFGGFGGVFVAVAIFFFAFTSIIGNYSYAENAVVFLGGGTTGILVLRVAALAMVIWGAMQAVSTVFNFADASMGLMATVNLIAIVLLSGTIAYVTRDYLRQRKSGQEPRFHIDQHPEIAPGVNREIWK
- the pheS gene encoding phenylalanine--tRNA ligase subunit alpha, whose amino-acid sequence is MDDLTPLRQQWLDRIKDAADPAAIEQVRLAALGKKGEISLKMRELGRMSPEQRQTTGKALNALRDEIDSALRARRESLEDAALESRLAGEWLDVTLPGRPRPQGTIHPVSQVTDEVTAIFADMGFAVAEGPQVETDWYNFDALNIAPEHPARQEHDTFFMHRAPGDDRPPHVLRTHTSPVQIRAMQDQGAPIRIIAPGRVYRMDMDQTHTPMFHQIEGLAIDRDISMAQLKWTLEEFFSAFFGTRVKTRFRASHFPFTEPSAEVDIQCSWEGGTLKVGEGDGWLEVLGSGMVHPNVLRSGGIDPDQWQGFAFGMGIDRMAMLKYGIPDLRAFFESDLRWLRHFGFMPGDVPSVAGGLNR